A region of the Microcystis aeruginosa FD4 genome:
AGAAGCTTTCGAGATTCAGGCCCGACTAATGGCGAAATATCTGATGGATGAGACGGATAAGTATCCACCCTTGATTTTAAAGTAGATAGAGGCGGTCATGTATTTTGTTGTCAGTTACGACATTTCCGATGATAAGCGACGAACCAAAATTCACAATACGTTAAAGTCCTACGGCCAACGGGTGCAGTATAGTGTTTTTGAGTGCGATCTAACCGATACCCAGTACGCTAAGCTGCGCGGGCGCTTGAGTAAGTTGATCAAACCCGATACCGATAGCATCCGCTTTTATTTTCTCTGCGCCTGTTGTCGGGGCAAAGTGGAACGCATCGGTGGTGAGTTACCCCGGGATAATACAATTTTTTTTGTTTAGCTCGGTTGCGCTTCCGGGTAGCTGTAAAAATTCTTAACTATTATCTGGTGGCTGAAAAGCTTATGGAATATAGATTCGAGATGATTTTCCTTTCCAATGCGGGGCGCACCTTATCCCGTAAGGTTTTGCGGGGTCTTGAAGAACTGGGTCACTTGCTGTACAATGGGTTTATTGCGGGTGCGGCGCAACGGAACCTTGAAAATCCCATAGCGTACGGCTTTTACCACTGGGCGGTTCCAATTAATCTTAAACCCTATTAGGGATTGAAACACGATAGAATCACGAAATGATATGGGATATTCCCTGTTCCAATTAATCTTAAACCCTATTAGGGATTGAAACAAACCAAAGCTATTTCCCTGCCTGATTCTAACGGGGTTCCAATTAATCTTAAACCCTATTAGGGATTGAAACTTCTCGTGCTGTAAATGCCGAAATGATATTCGCGTTCCAATTAATCTTAAACCCTATTAGGGATTGAAACTTTGAGTTTCGAGTGATACCTGCGCTACTCGCTAGTTCCAATTAATCTTAAACCCTATTAGGGATTGAAACACTATA
Encoded here:
- the cas2 gene encoding CRISPR-associated endonuclease Cas2 — encoded protein: MYFVVSYDISDDKRRTKIHNTLKSYGQRVQYSVFECDLTDTQYAKLRGRLSKLIKPDTDSIRFYFLCACCRGKVERIGGELPRDNTIFFV